CTTGAGCGAGAGCTTGATAGGCACGACAACCAGGTCCGCCACCGTGCAAATGGTTGCGACCTCCTCGCCCGAGGTCTGACCCGGGGCGTCGAACAGGATAATGTCGTGCTCAAGAGCTAGCTCCTGGATGGCGTCGTCGATCTCAAACGCCGTCTTAGCTCGCCGGATCTCAATCCGCGGTTCGAAGCGATTCAACGCCCCGGCGTTGATCCCTCCTTCCTCTCCGTCGATAAACGCCACGCTGCGGCCCTGGTCAAAGAGCTCAACCGCCGAGTTCAGAGCGAGCGTTGTCTTTCCTGGCCCGCCCTTGCCGTTGCAGAAGCCGATCACGAAGGGGCGCCCACTTTCGTTCTTAACTTTCTCGTTCATGAACCGACGCTAGCACGACCTCTGACAAACTGGCAAGATACTTTCGCGACCAAGTGCTCAGCTGGTTTTGAACGCGCGCGCCAGCGAGATTTCTTACCCAAGCACGAACGCGCGTAGTTTACCGGCGGTCAACGAAGAATGTGAGTTGGTGAGGGATTGCCTCGATTACCATCGGCGCGAGAAGGGCGCTGGCGTCGCGCTGACGAGACGATCGATCGTCGACCTAGGGGTGAGGTAGGCTCGAAAGATATCGCTCACTAGCGGCCACACAGGCGACGGCCCAGATCGAGAGCATTGAAGCTTCATGGGCGCTGAAATTCCGGTGGCAGGCAACAGCGGGCCTCGGCGGATCGGCTGATGCCACTCGAACTCTCTGGCTAGCTCGTGGGAGTGGAGCTGGCCAAGGTTCCCGCCAGCAATCAGTTCTTGCCACCACAGTTCAATCCGGTCTATGGTCAGCTTTAAGGCGGTTAAAGCAGTTGAGGCTCGGTGGGTTGGCGTCGGTAGGACCACGACGTTATCTGACCGACAGTTCGGGAACGTTGAACGACCGACAGGGGACGTTAACTGACCGACAGTTGCCCCGTTAATCGACCGACAGTCGATCGTTATCTGACCGACGGTTTGTCGTTAAACGACCGACCAAACGCCCCCGATTCGGCAGCGACTTCGCGGGGTTAGAAGGCCCTTATCTAGAGATCTAGAAAGAGTAGAGATCTAGAAGAGCTCTTTTTGACTAACTAGAGAACCACATTTAGGAGGCAAGTGCGAGCAAGTAGAAACACTCACATCATTTCGGACGAGATGAATCTGGCTGAGTTTCCGCTCAGCACCATCGGCGAGCGGGCGCCTGCTGGCGTTGACCGACTCGTCTTTGAAGACGAGGGCATCGACCCGAGCACCGGCGAGCGGTCCGCTCGCCGGGTCACAGTACTTGGGCAGGCGCCCTTTGGGCTTCCCACCTCAGTAGATGACGAGGTGCTGATGGGGTGCCTCCGGGCAACTAAGGACGCAGGGTTTGATAGCCGGAGAGTTGACTTTGAACCAGCATCGTTTCTGCGGGCCATGCGGTGGAGTACCGACGGGCCTGCCTACGCAAGACTTCGCCGCGCTCTTGACCGGTACTCAACGGTTTCGGTGGTCTCTGAGGGCGCCTACTGGCACAAGGGCAAACGCAAGCCGGTGCGAGACGTGGTCGGGATCCTTGACCGGTGGCAGTCAAGCGGCCGCGACCGTGAAACGGGGCTTCCCGAGAAGGCGTTCTTTGTCTGGGGAGACTTTATGTGGGAGAGCTTTCAAGCGGGGAACTTGCGAAACCTTGACTACGACTTCTTGCTTGGACTTGAGCACGCGATATCTCGTCGCGCCTACCGCTTCCTTGGCAAGCGGTTCTACCACAACAAGAGTATCCGGATGGGGCTTAAGCATTTTGCGGTCAACAAGATCGGCATGAGCGACAAGAACCACAACGGCCAGATCAAGGCGACGCTCAAGAAAGCTCACACCGAGCTGGAGCGAAAAGGGTTCTGCCGGGCTGAGTATGTCGGCCGGGGCCAGCAGGCCGAGGTCGTTTACCACGCCATTGGCGCCGAGCAACAGCAGCCTCGCGATCCGCTCGTGGGCGAGTTGCGTCGCCGTGGGGTAAGTGGGGCGGCAAAGTTAGTTACCGCTGACAACAGGGAACGAGTTCGGCAGGCGATCGCCAACTATGACCACCGGCGTGATTGTGGCGAGAAGGTAGGCCCCGGATGGCTGCACCAGTGCATTGTCGCGGACAGTGCGTACAAGTTTCGAGACGACTACGTTTCACCAGAAGCGGTAGCGAAAAGGAGGCAAGCATCGGCGGCGTCTGACGCTCGCAAGGCAAAACGGACCGAGCGACTAGAGGCCAGCGAGGATAGTGCGATGCAAAGAGAGAGGAAACGGTTTGGCGCGTTCATTCAGTCGCTAGACGAAGAGGCTTACGAACAATTTCGAGAGCAAGCGATTGCCGCCAGCTCTGCCTATGGAAAGTCGCTCCGGACCGCCAAGCCAGAGACGATGCCGCACTACGCGACGTACCTGGAGGCGGCGCTTCTCGGGCACTGGCGGAGAACGGTCTGCCAGCGTGACTAGGCGAAAGTTAAGTTATCCCACGAGGAATGTGACGGCAGGGGAGGTGTTCTCTATGCGGGCCTTTCAACGGTCGACGACCAACCGCCGAGGGCTCGTGCACTGAAGCCCGCCGTGGAGGGATCGATACGCCTGCATTATATTTACCAAGCTGCAGAGCAGAAGGCGTGGCGAGTAGGTGGCCGGCACAACACCACACCGACAATGCATGCTAAGCAAGCCGAGCAAGGCTCCGGGATGTCGTGTGGGCTCCCGGTCAACGACAATGGATTGTCTCGCCAGACCGTGTAGTCAGCAGCATCAACAAAGCTGTCTTGGTTGCCGTCGGCGTCGAGCGCAAGGGAAGAGCCGTACGATGCCCGCCACGCAACGTAATCCGAGGTGTCAACCAGTCCGTCAAGATTGTAGTCACCTTTGTGCCCTACTCCCAGCCAGCCGACGAGGGCGTCCCGGTCGAGCTCGTCGAGCACGTGATCGCTATTGAGGTCGCCGACGAGTTCACGATCCACGCCCGGGTACATCAAACTATATGCATCGGGATTCCTGATCGCCAACGTGATTGCCGAGATGTCTGCGACTCCAATCTGTCCGTCGCCAGTCAGATCACCCAGCGGTGGCGCGTTCGGACTTGGGACAATCTGAGCAAAACTATCAAGTGTACCCTGGTGTGCGGCGCCAGCCTCATTGGAGATCGATTCGGCCCCGACGTCATTGAAATTGTAGAGAAGGACGGTGCCACCAACAGCCGAGACATTGTCACCCGGCGGCAAGAAGGAGTCGCCCGAGTAGAGGTTGTTCTTGGTGATGCGTAGCCAATCGACATAGCCGTTCATGGCGGGTTGCAGCGCATCATCTCTGCTTATGCTCCCAATCCTGGGAAGGCCCTGCGGGCTGTCCCGGACGTTGGTTCCGGTCAGTGCTCGACTGCTGATGAGCTGGCCGTTGATGTACCAGTGCTCGCTGACGCCATTGGAAGTCCACGCAACGTGGTGCCAGGCGTCCCTCTGCAGTTCTACAGTTGTGTCAAAGTTCCCAGCTGTCAGGCCGAGCATATAAGCCCTCTGCCGGCTGGGGCCCAGGCGGATCTGCTTGTCTTCCACGCCCAGCTGCCATTCATTGAACAGCATGCCAAAGCTCCCTAATGTGTCGTCGAACAAGACTCTCGCTTCAACGGTCAAGAGATTGCCCAAGTCGGTCTGATCGGTGATGAAGATACGCGCCTGTGGCCCGCTCAACGCCAACGCGCCCGCCGAGCAGTACGGCGTAAGCGTCAGAAGGCCGAGCGACGTCAATAGCGTGAGTGCTCGCATCGTGCTAGCTTGTGTTGGGGGTTGGTGATTGGATCTGGAGTGAATGTGAGTGCAACTGAAGATGCTGCCTTGCAGAACGGCCGTACAGTTAGCCAGGCCGTTTTCTCGGATAGGCCTTGTTGCGTCGGGATACGCTGCATCGCATCTGAATCTCAGTCACGCCGGGGCGGAAGGTTGGGAGCATCGAAGTAAGTGCAATGTCTGGTCCTAGCGAGAACCTCCCGACCGAGCTGGCGAGTATCGGCCCATTCTGCGATCCGTCGCCGTCCGCTGAGTAGGATAGGGCGACATCCAACGGGTTGCGGCGGCGAGAAGCGGACGGGTTGAACGCGACCGCGGCTGTAACGACTCCGGGGAACCTCGACCCGGATAGTTCATCGTCCCCTAATGAGACGACGTCGAGTGAGAGCTTGTTTGCCTGCAGTGGGAGCCGCGGCCCGGGAATCTCAGCGACGCGGGTGGTTTGCCCTTGGACGTTCGTGACCTCAAGAGCCAGTCGACATTCTAGGCTAGCAGCGTGTGCGGTCGCGCAAGAGCATGAGAGAGTCGCGGCTGCCAACAGCCAGATTCGGAATTGTTTCGTGGTCGCCATACTGGTGCCTCCTTGGAAGTTTGAACGTCGTACGGGAACCACTAACACAGTCCTCTTTGCATTTCAAGCAAGTTGGCTGAATCGCGTTCATCACATGCAAGGGCGGCCATCGCCTAAGTATGGCTACGCCATTGACTGGCGGCAGGACAATGGCAAGCAGCAGATACTAAGAAACTGTTTGACTCGTCAATCTCTTGGTGACATCGACAGCAGAGAAGGCCCGATGCAGAGTGGATGGGCACGGGAACCTTCTTGAGAAACATCGGGATAGCACTGTCCACCGAATGGGCGGCGGCCTAAACGCTCGTTGTCTGCTCGGTGGCCTCTTGACTGCCGGACTCTCTCGAGTCTGACTGAGGCTTTCCGAGCATCGTCATGTGGTCGACGACCACCTTGACCTTTGACCGCTTCTTGCCATCGTTATCCTCCCAGGATTCGTATCGCAGCTTCCCCTCGACAAGGATGTTGCTGCCCTTCCTGAGATACTGATCTACCACCTCGGCGGTCCGTCCCCAGAAGGTCAGGTCCACAAACGTGGTGGTCTCGATCCACTCGTCGCCTTTCTTGTAGCGTTCGTTGACCGCGATACTGGTGTCAACAACCGCCTTCTCTCGGGGTGTGAAGCGGAGCTCCGGATCGGAGCACAAGTTGCCACACAACACAACGCGATTAAAACTCGCCATTTGAGAACTCGCTTTCTCTTCCCTACGGGAAGCATTTGCGAAGTCTCCCAGAACCTTTGTCAGCTTCCACTCTGCATGGGCTCTCAGAGTCAGCCTTGACGGGCTCTGAGCGCCCCAGCGGGCGGGCAGCTGTGTCAGGCAAGCTTTAGAGACAGCGGCTGTTGTACATCGT
This genomic interval from Posidoniimonas corsicana contains the following:
- a CDS encoding replication initiator protein A, encoding MNLAEFPLSTIGERAPAGVDRLVFEDEGIDPSTGERSARRVTVLGQAPFGLPTSVDDEVLMGCLRATKDAGFDSRRVDFEPASFLRAMRWSTDGPAYARLRRALDRYSTVSVVSEGAYWHKGKRKPVRDVVGILDRWQSSGRDRETGLPEKAFFVWGDFMWESFQAGNLRNLDYDFLLGLEHAISRRAYRFLGKRFYHNKSIRMGLKHFAVNKIGMSDKNHNGQIKATLKKAHTELERKGFCRAEYVGRGQQAEVVYHAIGAEQQQPRDPLVGELRRRGVSGAAKLVTADNRERVRQAIANYDHRRDCGEKVGPGWLHQCIVADSAYKFRDDYVSPEAVAKRRQASAASDARKAKRTERLEASEDSAMQRERKRFGAFIQSLDEEAYEQFREQAIAASSAYGKSLRTAKPETMPHYATYLEAALLGHWRRTVCQRD
- a CDS encoding ParA family protein, whose product is MNEKVKNESGRPFVIGFCNGKGGPGKTTLALNSAVELFDQGRSVAFIDGEEGGINAGALNRFEPRIEIRRAKTAFEIDDAIQELALEHDIILFDAPGQTSGEEVATICTVADLVVVPIKLSLKDVRGSNSVLRMIRRLQLRQNGQPESVIVFNEVRPLGQGRRSRSAVNYRRQLVEAGYQVAEAELRYYEWHRMCEFVTRNPNANRVKSSDKCAMDIAAFVYEVIVQRLTQPGKAANE
- a CDS encoding LamG domain-containing protein, with the translated sequence MRALTLLTSLGLLTLTPYCSAGALALSGPQARIFITDQTDLGNLLTVEARVLFDDTLGSFGMLFNEWQLGVEDKQIRLGPSRQRAYMLGLTAGNFDTTVELQRDAWHHVAWTSNGVSEHWYINGQLISSRALTGTNVRDSPQGLPRIGSISRDDALQPAMNGYVDWLRITKNNLYSGDSFLPPGDNVSAVGGTVLLYNFNDVGAESISNEAGAAHQGTLDSFAQIVPSPNAPPLGDLTGDGQIGVADISAITLAIRNPDAYSLMYPGVDRELVGDLNSDHVLDELDRDALVGWLGVGHKGDYNLDGLVDTSDYVAWRASYGSSLALDADGNQDSFVDAADYTVWRDNPLSLTGSPHDIPEPCSACLACIVGVVLCRPPTRHAFCSAAW
- the ssb gene encoding single-stranded DNA-binding protein, with translation MASFNRVVLCGNLCSDPELRFTPREKAVVDTSIAVNERYKKGDEWIETTTFVDLTFWGRTAEVVDQYLRKGSNILVEGKLRYESWEDNDGKKRSKVKVVVDHMTMLGKPQSDSRESGSQEATEQTTSV